The Cuculus canorus isolate bCucCan1 chromosome 5, bCucCan1.pri, whole genome shotgun sequence genome window below encodes:
- the LOC104059036 gene encoding fibrinogen-like protein 1-like protein gives MVLMSSTGFILFLLSYCTVSVSTKEAVVLANAHLLPQRGYERLRNVNAKDYPRDCFEIFQLSKGNSRDGLYIIQPKEDPIVVSCNMQDGGWTVIQHITANSTVDFDRTWQDYKYGFGSVHDNHWLGNEYMHQLTSSSVQYILGIKLVNLNAEIKWGQYEPFVIEDEESQYRIRVGLYKGNATNALTLDTEAYLHDNQKFTTKDRDNDNYFQNCAKLELHGVPGGGWWYDACAGANLNRRNVIYWQKDCNKQHLCKFAWMMIKPIAHNLSYPTKSCRCQKVEL, from the exons ATGGTGTTGATGAGTTCAACAGGATTTATTCTATTCTTGCTCTCTTATTGCACTGTGTCAGTGAGCACCAAAGAAGCAGTGGTTTTGGCTAACGCCCACCTTCTCCCCCAAAGAGGCTATGAGAGACTGAGGAACGTCAATGCAAAAG ACTATCCAAGGGAttgttttgagatttttcaACTCTCCAAAGGAAATTCCAGAGATGGTCTTTACATCATCCAACCAAAGGAGGACCCAATTGTCGTCTCTTGTAATATGCAGGATGGTGGCTGGACAGTAATCCAACACATTACAGCCAACAGTACAGTCGACTTTGATAGGACCTGGCAGGATTACAAATATGGATTTGGCTCCGTTCATGACAACCACTGGTTAGGAAATGAATATATGCATCAGTTAACTAGCAGTTCCGTGCAATACATACTTGGAATTAAACTTGTTAACCTAAATGCTGAAATCAAATGGGGGCAGTACGAACCATTCGTTATTGAAGATGAAGAGTCTCAATACCGAATCAGGGTTGGTCTATACAAAGGCAATGCCACTAATGCTCTGACCCTGGACACAGAAGCTTATCTCCATGACAACCAGAAATTCACCACCAAGGACAGAGACAATGACAATTACTTTCAGAACTGCGCTAAACTGGAACTCCATGGTGTTCCTGGGGGAGGCTGGTGGTATGATGCATGTGCTGGAGCAAATCTAAACCGTAGAAATGTAATATATTGGCAAAAGGACTGCAACAAGCAACACTTGTGTAAGTTTGCATGGATGATGATCAAACCCATTGCTCACAACCTGTCATACCCAACCAAGTCCTGTCGATGTCAGAAAGTTGAACTGTAG
- the CHRM5 gene encoding muscarinic acetylcholine receptor M5, which yields MEANLFSNSTLVNSSSINHKQLEGHSLWEVITIATVTAIVSLITIVGNVLVMISFKVNSQLKTVNNYYLLSLACADLIIGVFSMNLYTSYILIGHWSLGSLACDLWLALDYVASNASVMNLLVISFDRYFSITRPLTYRAKRTPRRAGIMIGLAWLISFVLWAPIILCWQYFVGERTVPPEECQIQFLYEPIITFGTAIAAFYIPVSVMTILYCRIYKETEKRTKDLAELQGLESMEELEMIKPQKALLKSCFSCKQQNLVKRERCQASWSSSSRSTSATVKASQAVSTCNDWTKADQLTTCSSYASSEEEDKLTADSVFEVTYKSPSKGREEEFNESMDIVVKEQPEENDFENQKYFLSPAKGHIQNSKKCVAYKFRLVVKADGTQEANNGCRKVKITPCSAALSKDPSIKSMDPNINNQITKRKRMVLIKERKAAQTLSAILLAFIITWTPYNIMVLISTFCSDCIPLTLWHLGYWLCYVNSTVNPMCYALCNKTFRKTFKMLLFCQWKKKKVEEKLYWQGNTRLP from the coding sequence ATGGAAGCAAATTTATTCAGCAATTCTACTCTTGTAAACAGTTCATCCATCAACCATAAGCAGTTAGAAGGGCATAGCCTCTGGGAAGTCATTACTATTGCCACTGTGACTGCAATTGTAAGCTTAATAACCATAGTGGGAAATGTTCTTGTAATGATATCCTTTAAGGTCAACAGTCAGCTGAAAACTGTCAACAACTATTACTTGCTCAGCCTTGCCTGTGCAGACCTCATCATCGGAGTATTTTCTATGAACCTTTATACATCCTATATACTTATAGGCCATTGGTCTCTTGGAAGCCTTGCCTGTGACCTGTGGCTGGCACTGGACTATGTAGCTAGCAATGCCTCAGTAATGAACCTCCTAGTCATCAGTTTTGACAGGTATTTTTCCATTACAAGGCCTTTAACTTACAGGGCCAAACGCACACCCAGAAGAGCTGGCATTATGATTGGTCTGGCTTGGCTGATTTCCTTTGTGTTGTGGGCACCCATCATCTTGTGCTGGCAGTATTTTGTGGGTGAAAGAACAGTACCACCTGAAGAGTGCCAGATACAGTTTTTGTATGAGCCCATTATCACCTTTGGTACTGCAATTGCTGCTTTTTACATTCCAGTGTCAGTGATGACCATTCTGTATTGCCGCATATataaagagacagagaaacGTACCAAGGATCTTGCTGAACTGCAGGGTTTGGAGTCTATGGAAGAGTTAGAGATGATAAAGCCTCAGAAAGCTCTCCTAAAGTCTTGCTTCAGTTGCAAGCAGCAAAACTTAGTCAAAAGAGAGAGGTGTCAGGCTTCTTGGTCTTCATCTAGTCGAAGTACGTCAGCTACAGTGAAAGCCTCTCAGGCAGTGAGTACTTGTAATGACTGGACTAAGGCTGACCAGTTAACCACCTGTAGCAGCTATGCATCTTCAGAAGAGGAGGATAAACTTACTGCTGATTCAGTTTTCGAAGTAACTTACAAAAGTCCATCTAAAGGTAGGGAAGAGGAGTTTAATGAGAGTATGGATATTGTTGTCAAAGAACAGCCTGAAGAAAATGATTTTGAGaatcagaaatactttttgtCACCTGCCAAAGGCCACatacaaaacagtaaaaaatgtgtGGCCTATAAATTCCGTTTGGTGGTTAAGGCTGACGGCACCCAGGAAGCCAACAATGGTTGCCGTAAAGTGAAAATAACTCcttgttctgctgctctgtcaaAGGATCCTTCCATCAAAAGCATGGATCCAAATATAAATAACCAAATCACCAAAAGGAAACGAATGGTTCTTATAAAGGAACGCAAAGCAGCACAGACTTTAAGTGCCATTCTTTTGGCTTTTATCATCACATGGACTCCCTACAATATCATGGTTTTGATCTCCACATTCTGCTCTGACTGCATTCCCCTGACACTGTGGCACCTTGGATATTGGTTATGCTATGTGAACAGCACTGTTAACCCCATGTGTTATGCGCTCTGTAACAAAACTTTCAGGAAAACTTTTaagatgctgcttttctgccagtggaaaaagaaaaaagttgaagAGAAATTGTACTGGCAGGGCAACACCAGACTGCCATAA